From Planococcus halocryophilus, the proteins below share one genomic window:
- the uvrA gene encoding excinuclease ABC subunit UvrA codes for MKKQEIRIQGARAHNLKNIDVVIPRDKLVVMTGLSGSGKSSLAFDTIYAEGQRRYVESLSAYARQFLGQMDKPDVDLIEGLSPAISIDQKTTSKNPRSTVATVTEIYDYMRLMFARIGKPICPNHGIEISSQTIEQMVDRIVEYPERTKMQILAPIVSGRKGTHVKLLEDIKKQGYVRVRVNGELIDLDDDITLDKNKKHNIEVVIDRIIIKEGIAPRLSDSLESALRLADGRVLVDVMEKEELLFSEHHACPICGFSIGELEPRMFSFNSPFGACPECDGLGMKLEVDPELVIPDWNVSLNKGAIVPWQPTSSQYYPQLLKAVCQHYKIDMDIPVSELPEEYINVIMRGSGEDKIRFRYENDYGQIRDNHIQFEGVLSNVDRRYRETSSDYIREQMEKYMGQQACPTCEGYRLKPESLSVKVNNLHIGTVAEFSIVEAYEFFDQLKLSEKDMQIAKLILREIQERIGFLINVGLDYLTLNRASGTLSGGEAQRIRLATQIGSRLTGVLYILDEPSIGLHQRDNDRLIETLKSMRDIGNTLIVVEHDEDTMLAADYLIDVGPGAGVHGGEIIAAGTPDKVMKNKKSLTGQYLSGKKFIPLPAERRTPSDRKIAIRGANQNNLKKVDVDIPLGLFTAVTGVSGSGKSTLINEILYKTLAHRLNRAKAKPGQFDSIEGTEELEKVIEIDQSPIGRTPRSNPATYTGVFDDVRDVYATTNEAKVRGYKKGRFSFNVKGGRCEACRGDGIIKIEMHFLPDVYVPCEICHGKRYNRETLEVKYKNKSIADVLAMTVEDALSFFENIPKINRKLQTIVDVGLGYITMGQPATTLSGGEAQRVKLASELHKRSNGKSFYILDEPTTGLHADDISRLLLVLQRLVENGDTVLTIEHNLDVIKTADHIIDLGPEGGDKGGTILATGTPEEIAAVDNSYTGKYLKPILERDRARMESLVKGASRKKKVVK; via the coding sequence GTGAAGAAACAGGAAATACGCATACAAGGTGCACGCGCACATAATTTAAAAAATATTGATGTTGTCATTCCGCGTGACAAACTTGTCGTTATGACGGGTTTGTCAGGGTCTGGTAAATCATCATTAGCATTTGATACGATTTATGCAGAAGGTCAACGGCGATATGTTGAGTCACTGTCTGCTTATGCACGCCAATTTCTAGGGCAAATGGATAAGCCAGATGTCGATTTAATCGAAGGTTTATCACCAGCCATTTCAATAGATCAGAAAACCACGAGTAAAAACCCACGATCTACAGTGGCAACTGTAACAGAAATTTACGATTATATGCGTTTGATGTTCGCACGGATTGGCAAACCGATTTGTCCGAATCACGGCATTGAGATTTCATCACAAACAATTGAGCAGATGGTAGATCGTATTGTAGAATATCCAGAGCGCACCAAAATGCAGATTTTGGCGCCGATTGTATCTGGTCGAAAAGGTACTCATGTTAAATTACTTGAAGACATTAAAAAGCAAGGTTATGTCCGTGTTCGTGTGAATGGAGAATTAATTGATTTAGATGACGATATTACATTGGATAAAAACAAAAAGCATAATATCGAAGTAGTCATTGACCGGATTATTATTAAAGAAGGGATCGCCCCACGGTTAAGTGATTCTTTAGAATCTGCTCTACGATTAGCAGATGGACGGGTATTAGTAGATGTAATGGAAAAAGAAGAGTTATTGTTTAGTGAACATCATGCTTGTCCGATTTGTGGATTTTCCATCGGTGAATTAGAACCGAGAATGTTTTCGTTCAACTCACCTTTTGGTGCTTGTCCAGAATGTGATGGCTTAGGGATGAAGCTCGAAGTTGATCCTGAACTCGTCATTCCTGATTGGAATGTGTCATTAAATAAAGGGGCGATTGTGCCATGGCAGCCGACGAGTTCGCAATATTATCCACAATTACTAAAAGCTGTTTGTCAGCATTATAAAATCGATATGGATATTCCGGTCAGTGAGTTGCCCGAAGAATATATAAATGTCATTATGCGTGGATCTGGAGAAGATAAAATTCGTTTCCGTTACGAAAATGATTATGGCCAAATTCGAGATAATCATATTCAGTTTGAGGGAGTCCTTTCGAACGTTGATCGGCGCTACCGTGAAACGTCATCTGACTATATTCGTGAGCAAATGGAAAAATACATGGGGCAACAAGCATGTCCTACGTGTGAAGGGTATCGTTTAAAACCGGAATCTTTATCAGTAAAAGTGAATAACTTGCACATCGGGACAGTAGCGGAGTTTTCTATTGTAGAAGCATATGAATTTTTCGATCAACTAAAATTATCGGAAAAAGATATGCAAATTGCGAAATTGATATTACGGGAAATTCAAGAGCGGATTGGTTTCTTGATCAATGTCGGTTTAGACTACCTTACGTTAAACCGTGCCTCTGGAACTTTATCAGGGGGAGAAGCGCAACGAATTCGTTTAGCAACTCAAATTGGCTCAAGGTTGACTGGCGTATTGTATATTTTGGATGAACCCTCAATTGGCTTGCATCAGCGTGATAATGACCGATTGATTGAGACGCTTAAAAGTATGCGGGACATCGGAAATACGTTAATTGTCGTCGAACATGATGAAGATACCATGTTGGCAGCAGATTATTTAATCGATGTTGGGCCAGGAGCAGGAGTTCATGGTGGCGAAATTATTGCTGCGGGGACACCAGATAAGGTGATGAAAAACAAAAAATCATTAACTGGACAATATTTAAGCGGCAAGAAGTTTATTCCATTGCCGGCAGAGCGAAGAACGCCAAGCGATCGAAAAATAGCAATTCGTGGAGCTAACCAAAATAACTTGAAAAAAGTAGATGTTGATATTCCGCTTGGGTTATTTACAGCTGTTACAGGTGTTTCAGGCTCAGGGAAAAGTACGTTGATAAATGAAATTCTTTATAAAACTTTGGCACATCGATTAAATCGAGCTAAAGCAAAGCCAGGACAATTCGATTCAATCGAAGGAACTGAAGAGTTAGAAAAAGTCATCGAAATCGATCAGTCGCCAATTGGTCGAACACCTCGCTCAAACCCTGCAACTTATACAGGCGTTTTTGATGATGTACGAGATGTTTACGCCACAACGAACGAAGCAAAAGTTCGGGGGTATAAAAAAGGACGTTTCAGTTTCAACGTCAAGGGCGGTCGCTGTGAAGCTTGTCGTGGGGATGGTATTATAAAAATAGAAATGCATTTCCTTCCGGATGTTTATGTGCCTTGCGAAATTTGCCACGGTAAACGGTATAACCGAGAAACTTTGGAAGTGAAATATAAAAATAAAAGCATTGCCGATGTACTGGCTATGACGGTAGAAGACGCTTTATCATTTTTTGAAAACATTCCAAAGATTAACCGGAAACTGCAGACCATTGTCGATGTGGGATTGGGTTACATTACGATGGGGCAACCTGCCACAACATTATCAGGAGGAGAGGCGCAACGCGTGAAGCTAGCTTCAGAGCTTCATAAACGTTCAAACGGTAAATCCTTCTACATTTTGGATGAACCAACAACTGGTCTTCATGCCGATGATATTTCGCGGCTACTGCTAGTGTTACAGCGTCTTGTAGAAAATGGCGATACTGTATTGACCATTGAACATAATCTAGATGTTATTAAGACAGCAGATCATATTATTGATCTAGGCCCTGAAGGTGGAGACAAAGGCGGAACCATTTTGGCAACAGGTACTCCTGAAGAAATTGCAGCTGTTGATAATTCTTATACTGGCAAGTATTTAAAACCAATTCTTGAACGGGACCGGGCGCGTATGGAGTCCTTAGTTAAAGGCGCAAGTCGTAAGAAAAAAGTAGTTAAATGA